GTCCTACGCCTCCTGCGCCTCGTATTGGTCCTTGAGACTCGCGACAACGGTGGGATCGGCGAGGGTGGTCGTGTCCCCCAACGCGCGACCTTCGGCGATGTCGCGCAGCAGTCGCCGCATGATTTTGCCTGATCGCGTCTTGGGGAGATCGGCGCTGAACAGAATGTCATCGGGGCGCGCCAGGGCGCCGATCTTGAGCGCGACGTGCTCGCGCAACTCGTCGCGCAAGTCGCCGCTGGGGTGAAAGCCGCTGCGCAAGGTGACAAACGCGGCGATCGCCTGGCCCTTGAGTTCGTGCGCCTTGCCCACCACCGCCGCTTCTGCGACCGACGGGTGATCGACCAGCGCGCTTTCCACTTCCATGGTGCCGATGCGGTGGCCGGCCACATTCAGCACGTCGTCCACGCGTCCCAGAATCCAGTAGTAGCCGTCGGTGTCGCGCTTGACGCCGTCGCCGGGGAAGTAGAGGTCAGGGCGTCCGGGCCATTTGGAGAAGTACGTGTCGACGTAGCGCTGATCGTCGCCCCAGATGGTGCGCAGCATGGACGGCCACGGATGTGTGAGGGCCAGCAGGCCGCCGCCCACGGGTACGTCGTTGCCGGCAGCGTCCAGGAGCGCCGCGCGCACCCCGGGGAACGGCGTGGTGGCAGAACCCGGTTTGGTGCTGGTCACACCTGGCAGTGGCGTGATCATGATGGCGCCGGTTTCCGTTTGCCACCACGTGTCCACAATGGGGCAGCGTTCCTTGCCAATCACACGGTGATACCACATCCACGCTTCGGGGTTGATGGGCTCACCAACGGAGCCCAGCAATCGCAGTTGCGACAGGTCGTGTTTTTCCACGAAACCGGCGCCCCACTTCATGAAGGCGCGAATGGCCGTGGGCGCGGTGTAGAAGATGGTCACGCCGTAGCGTTCGCAGATTTGCCAGAAGCGATTCTTTTCCGGCCAATCGGGGGCGCCTTCGTACACGACGCAGGTGGCCCCATTGGCCATCGGGCCGTACACGAGATACGAGTGCCCGGTAATCCAGCCAATGTCGGCGGTGCACCAGTACACGTCTTCGTCCTTGATGTCGAACACGTACTTGGTGGTG
The Gemmatimonadaceae bacterium genome window above contains:
- the acs gene encoding acetate--CoA ligase; this translates as MSDSDIDVLLTENRKFPPSAAFRASARVQDAQLGDEAAADPLAFWAREAGELTWSKPWDTVMEWTPPHATWFDGGELNVSVNCVDRHIHGPRRNKAALIWEGEPGDRRTFTYWDVYREVNLAANMLKKLGVVKGDRVAIYLPMIPEAVFAMLACARIGAVHTVVFGGFSPESLRDRINDCQCKVLITADGGYRRGQVVPLKRNADAALEECPTIEHVLVVMRRRSGVGDEMFAEMKDGRDHWWHRLKRDVPKECAPEPMKAEDLLFILYTSGTTGKPKGIVHTTGGYLTGAYATTKYVFDIKDEDVYWCTADIGWITGHSYLVYGPMANGATCVVYEGAPDWPEKNRFWQICERYGVTIFYTAPTAIRAFMKWGAGFVEKHDLSQLRLLGSVGEPINPEAWMWYHRVIGKERCPIVDTWWQTETGAIMITPLPGVTSTKPGSATTPFPGVRAALLDAAGNDVPVGGGLLALTHPWPSMLRTIWGDDQRYVDTYFSKWPGRPDLYFPGDGVKRDTDGYYWILGRVDDVLNVAGHRIGTMEVESALVDHPSVAEAAVVGKAHELKGQAIAAFVTLRSGFHPSGDLRDELREHVALKIGALARPDDILFSADLPKTRSGKIMRRLLRDIAEGRALGDTTTLADPTVVASLKDQYEAQEA